Part of the Rhodohalobacter sp. 614A genome is shown below.
GCTGCCTGGAATATCCTTGGGGCGGGGTTTCAGCTGTTCTTTAAATCCTTCTAAATATTTTTTAACGGCCGGGTACTTATCAATTTCAATTCCTCGTCTTGTAAAAATCAGATAGTTTTCGGGCTCGGGGACCTGATATCGTTTAATATCCCGCCCTGCCAAAAAGGGTTTTATCAATTCCGCACTGGATGCATCTTCAGCGATCAACCGGTCTTTCGTTTCCTCGTCAATCACAAAAGCTTTATTCAATCCGGTTTTAATGCCATAAAATATTTTCCCTTCTACATATTCACCCAATGGAGTTCCTGCCTCTTTGAGTTTTTCAAGCAATCGTTGAGTTTCTATCGGCACCAACGACCAGCCTTCTTCACTCAATTTGGTTGCATCTACTTCAAAGCCATTTTCCTCTTCCAGAACCTCAAAATTTTCTACAGGCAAACTTTCCACTTCAAATGCTTTGAACACCGTTGGATGGTCGGTTTTCCTGATTTCCAGCAAACAGGGATAGGTTGTGGCTTCTTCAAAAACGGGCAGGTCTCCAAAATCGGTGATGGCCGTAATTTGTCTTTGCTGCATCCACGTTCTCAACGGTTTGCCGTAATTCGCCCGCATCCATTTATTCGCCACGATATAATGGAAGTAGCCGTTTTCCCGAAGTAATTTCACGCCCTGTTCTATGAAATAAGCATACAAATCCGCAGTTCCGGCATATACATCAAAATGGGTTTTTAAAAAGGGTTTTAAATCGCCCAACGCTTCCTGCCGCACATACGGCGGATTCCCAATCACCACATCAAACCCAACAAATGTACCGTCTTTATCCAGCACTTCCGGGAATTCGAAACGCCATTCAAAGGCTTCGCGGTAAAAAGCCCCGGCTTCTTCCCCGGCTTTTTCTTCTTCCAGTCTGGCTACTTTTTTCTGCTGTTTTTTGAGTTCTTTTTTGGTGGCTTTTCCTTCTCCGAACAGGTCTTCGTTCTGCATCAACTCCAGCTTTCCGCGGGCGTTACTCAGCTTTTTGTTGATGGGTTTATTGTTGAGCAGGCTTTCGCTGTATTCGGCTTTAATGTCGTCAATGAGTTTTTCCAGGCGCTGTTTCTCATTGCGGACACGCGTTTCGCGGTAGCTGCGCACAGCCTGTTTGTAATCTTCCAGCGAGTGCTCGCTTTTCTTGAAGATGGAACTGAGATCTTCATCCAGCCCAAACCGGCTCACCAGCGAATTCCCCGGTTTTATGTTGATATCAATATTGGGAAGGACTTCCAGTTCGGAGTATTCACCCTCACCCAGTCCACCCTCTCTCCCGCCAGCGGGCGAGGGGAGATCTTTTTCATTCGTTTTTGAATGTGTATTAATCTCTTTACCCGTTCTTTCTCCCTGAGGGTGAGGGTCAAAATGAGGGCCCGGGCGATAATACGCATGTTTCAGCAGTTCAATCCACAACCGCAGCCGGCAGATTTTCACTGAATTGGGATTGATATCCACCCCAAACAAACAGTTTTCGATCAGGAATTTCTTTTCGTGGAAGAGCGCCATTTGTACACGCTGGCGGTCACTTCCCGCCGGTTTACGGGTTACCTTCCCGTCTTTCCATTCGTGCTTCAGCTTGTACTCAAACAGTTCACCTTCGTGCTCAATAGCCAGTTCATCGTTTTCCACCTCAATATCCAGGTATGGAATGCGCTTGCCTTCCGGGTCGCACAAAATCTTCAACTCCGACTTGATCGCAATCAGCTCATTCAGGCAGGAAACCAGAAAATGTCCCGATCCCACGGCCGGGTCACAAATGGTGATGGAATTAATGATGTCATTGGCTTGCCGGATGGAAATGTCTCGTCCGATGCGGTTGGAGATGTCGGTGAGGGTGAGTTTGTCGCCCTCACCCAATTCACCCTCTCCCCGCCCTTCGGGCACCCCGCTCCCACTGGGAGAGGGAAGTTTTTGAGAATGTGTTTTATCAGAAACATATGACTGAATCGTTTCCAGAACGTTTACAGTATTATTTTGAACCTCCTCATTTTTAAATCTTACGATTTGAAGGTTCATTTCCTTTAAAATTTTCTCCCGCTCCTGATCGGATATCTGCTGTTTTTCTTCATTATGATATCTGCCATCCAGTTCTATGGCAAGTTTTGCCTCATGGCAATAAAAATCGATAACAAAACCCTCTTTGATCGGATGCTGCCGTCTGAATTTTAGCCCCATCTGTTTATTCCGCAACAATTGCCAAAGCATCTCCTCAGCCGGCGTCTGGTTTTTGCGAAGGTATCTCGCATTTTCCAGCAGCGACTCAGGAAGCTTTGCTCTCGGCGTTTCAGAAGACATCCCGCGCTCGAAATCACTCCCTTTTCCCTCGGGGAGAGGGGTTGGGGAGAGGGCCTCTGCAAACTTATCAATCACCGCTTTCCGCAAGGTTTCCCGCGCCATATACTCGGTGATAAACCCGGGTGTAAAAAACGAACCGTCTTTGTAACCGTTGATCTTCTCAAAAATAAGTCCAAGCACCGAAGCGTTGATCAGCGTTTTGTCTTCAGTTTGAATGCCGCCCGAACTTTCCGCGCTGAAATTATAGGCATCGAGAAACCGAAGGAGATAATCGAGGGTATTTAATGGGCCTTCGGGAGGGCGGGTTGCCTTCTTCAATATACTTTGAGAATAAAGCCCGAGAGACGCTTTGTCATTCAGCCCGGAAATCTGGATAGTGGTTTTTTCGAGTTTTGTGGAATCAAACAGCGAGGAATTCAAATATGGAATATGCCCAAACTGTTCTTGCACAGATCGCGGCCTTTCCTCATTACGAAGAGCAAGAACCCTGAAGAAAAGTTTATTTAGCTCATCATACTCATCAATGGTATTAAAACTGAGAAACTTAAATTTGTCATCATCATTATGGTAGGAAAGCAGCTGGGCTTCCATAAGTTTTAAAAAGAGAATACGGTTCATCCATGTAATCACCAGCTCAAGCGCCACACCAAAAAGCTGATCATTTTCATCTCCGCCATACTGAGTCCGGGCATCCCGAACCTCATTCATGTGCTGGTCATACCGTAAAATTTCGATAGTATTTTCTATCAGCGACCCGCTTTCTCTTTCATTTTCCGGCAGTCTTTGAATGAGCCGGCTCCCCTTCTCTTTTACTTCCTGCAGGCCAAGGATATGCAGAAATTCATTATAAAATCGTTTATCGAGCGAGTTGCTGTCATTGGCAAACGGTTTCTTCACCAAATGCTCCGGAGAAAAAAGCTTGTAGAGCGGAATCAGTTTTTTATCATCATCTTCCGAGGCCGGAGCTGCCAGTTTTGCTTTGTAATCCTTCAGGTTCAGATAAATTCCATTCAGGTTGGCATCAGAAGCCGCAATAAATTCCCTGAATTTGCCGTACAAAAAATCGGTATTGGAAGAGACTTTCTGGTCATTTTTCCAGTTTCGAAAGGTTTTAATCAGTGACTTTTTGGAGTAAAAATTCCGTTCGATCTCCTGGGCATCAAAGAAAAAGAACTCCGTATAATTGGTGATGACAACTTGTTTGATGTCTTCATTGCCACCCTCCCGTTCCTCAAAATAATAGAGAAGTGCTTCGTGAAGAGCTTTGGCGTTGCCATTCTCTTGGGTGATCATCTCACGGGTATTTCCCGGTTTTTTCGCTTCAATGAGCACTTCCAGGATAGAGGATTTTGTTTTCCCGGAATAAATCCCCAGATCCACCCGATTGCTGGTGTTTACCAACCGTTCTTCTTTATTGTAAAAACTGTTTTGCAGAAAATCCCGGAGGTACCCTTTCAGGTGTTCTTCGCTCTCTCCTTCGGCATGACTCAAACTTTTTAGGTACGCGGTCGCCTCTTCTTTAAAATGATCCAGGTCTGCCCGTTTA
Proteins encoded:
- a CDS encoding type IIG restriction enzyme/methyltransferase; this encodes MNLHTTTVRQGINKAYLKVTIKRADLDHFKEEATAYLKSLSHAEGESEEHLKGYLRDFLQNSFYNKEERLVNTSNRVDLGIYSGKTKSSILEVLIEAKKPGNTREMITQENGNAKALHEALLYYFEEREGGNEDIKQVVITNYTEFFFFDAQEIERNFYSKKSLIKTFRNWKNDQKVSSNTDFLYGKFREFIAASDANLNGIYLNLKDYKAKLAAPASEDDDKKLIPLYKLFSPEHLVKKPFANDSNSLDKRFYNEFLHILGLQEVKEKGSRLIQRLPENERESGSLIENTIEILRYDQHMNEVRDARTQYGGDENDQLFGVALELVITWMNRILFLKLMEAQLLSYHNDDDKFKFLSFNTIDEYDELNKLFFRVLALRNEERPRSVQEQFGHIPYLNSSLFDSTKLEKTTIQISGLNDKASLGLYSQSILKKATRPPEGPLNTLDYLLRFLDAYNFSAESSGGIQTEDKTLINASVLGLIFEKINGYKDGSFFTPGFITEYMARETLRKAVIDKFAEALSPTPLPEGKGSDFERGMSSETPRAKLPESLLENARYLRKNQTPAEEMLWQLLRNKQMGLKFRRQHPIKEGFVIDFYCHEAKLAIELDGRYHNEEKQQISDQEREKILKEMNLQIVRFKNEEVQNNTVNVLETIQSYVSDKTHSQKLPSPSGSGVPEGRGEGELGEGDKLTLTDISNRIGRDISIRQANDIINSITICDPAVGSGHFLVSCLNELIAIKSELKILCDPEGKRIPYLDIEVENDELAIEHEGELFEYKLKHEWKDGKVTRKPAGSDRQRVQMALFHEKKFLIENCLFGVDINPNSVKICRLRLWIELLKHAYYRPGPHFDPHPQGERTGKEINTHSKTNEKDLPSPAGGREGGLGEGEYSELEVLPNIDINIKPGNSLVSRFGLDEDLSSIFKKSEHSLEDYKQAVRSYRETRVRNEKQRLEKLIDDIKAEYSESLLNNKPINKKLSNARGKLELMQNEDLFGEGKATKKELKKQQKKVARLEEEKAGEEAGAFYREAFEWRFEFPEVLDKDGTFVGFDVVIGNPPYVRQEALGDLKPFLKTHFDVYAGTADLYAYFIEQGVKLLRENGYFHYIVANKWMRANYGKPLRTWMQQRQITAITDFGDLPVFEEATTYPCLLEIRKTDHPTVFKAFEVESLPVENFEVLEEENGFEVDATKLSEEGWSLVPIETQRLLEKLKEAGTPLGEYVEGKIFYGIKTGLNKAFVIDEETKDRLIAEDASSAELIKPFLAGRDIKRYQVPEPENYLIFTRRGIEIDKYPAVKKYLEGFKEQLKPRPKDIPGSEWPGRKPGSYKWYEIQDAVDYYEEFEKPKIIYPNICKQPEYTYDDENKYTNQKCFIISLDDKFLLGYMNSTLVYFLYDLILPKLRGDYYEPSYVFLKDFPVPKKSEKLTTLVDEILITKKQNPEADTGKLEAEIDRLVYELYGLSEEEIEIVEGSVG